DNA from Bacilli bacterium:
TTGACCGGTCTTTTGGCGGTGCGGCCGCAGCATATCCGCCCGGACGAGAAATCGCAGCTTAGAGGCCAAATTGTCGGCAAATTGTACCAGGGAGATCGCGTGGAATATATATTGCGCGTTAAAGACGAGAAGATCACGTTTTTCGTAAACGCAAACGAGGGTTACGACTTCAATCTGGATGACGAAGTGGGAATCGCGTTTACGCATGCCGTGTGGCTGGATAATTGACGCAAACGCCGACAAAGCAAAAAACAACTTGAGGGTGAGAGCGGTGAAGATTACCATACTAGGCTATTGGGGCGGCTATCCCAGTGCGGGCGGAGCAACGGCTGGATACCTGATTTCCACTGACGAAGGCAATATTTTGCTTGATTGCGGCAGCGGGGTAGTCAGCAGATTATATTTTTATGCGAATGTCGAGCACATTTCCGGTGTTGTTTTATCTCATCTTCATTACGATCACATCGCCGATATCGGCATTTTGCAATATGCCGCGGTCGGTGCCTTGCGCAACGGACGGATGAAAGAGAAACTCAGCATCTATGCTCCCGCCGAGCCGGCGGAGCAATTTCAAAAGCTGCATGGCAGCCATTCGGATGTATCCGTTATCGATCCGCAACAGTCAATTGCCATTGCGGGCGCCGATATCCGCTTTCTTCCGGTAAAGCATACGATACCTTGTTATGCCGTGAAAATCCAATACCGCAACAAGACGCTCGTATATTCGGCGGATACGTCCTATACCGATGCTTTGGCCCACTTTGCCGAAAACGCGGATATTCTGCTATGCGAGGCGACAATTTGCCAGGGAAGCAAGCACACAACCGGAGAAGGCCATATGGATGCCGCCCAGGCGGGTATGATCGCCAAAAAAGCAAACGTCGGCAAATTGGTGCTTACGCATCTGCCGCATGACGGCAATTTCGAATTGATGAAAGATGCCGCGATCAAGGAATTCAACAAGGAAGTTTATGTCCCTCCTTTGCACGACACTTTTTTATTGTGAGCAAAAGTCGGAGAATGAAAACGTGAGACAAAGGAGTGGAGTTGGCAATGTATCGCTTG
Protein-coding regions in this window:
- a CDS encoding MBL fold metallo-hydrolase, coding for MKITILGYWGGYPSAGGATAGYLISTDEGNILLDCGSGVVSRLYFYANVEHISGVVLSHLHYDHIADIGILQYAAVGALRNGRMKEKLSIYAPAEPAEQFQKLHGSHSDVSVIDPQQSIAIAGADIRFLPVKHTIPCYAVKIQYRNKTLVYSADTSYTDALAHFAENADILLCEATICQGSKHTTGEGHMDAAQAGMIAKKANVGKLVLTHLPHDGNFELMKDAAIKEFNKEVYVPPLHDTFLL